One Perognathus longimembris pacificus isolate PPM17 chromosome 2, ASM2315922v1, whole genome shotgun sequence DNA segment encodes these proteins:
- the Epha1 gene encoding ephrin type-A receptor 1 → MERRWPLGLGLLLLLPPLLLLLCTPPSPGARAEEVTLMDTSTAQGELGWLLDPPEDGWSEVQQMLNGTPLYMYQDCPVQESGDTDHWLRSNWIYREEEASRVHVELKFTVRDCKSFPGGAGPKGCKETFNLLYMESEQDVGIQLRRPLFQKVTTVAADQSFTIQDLASGSVKLNVERCSLGHLTRRGLYLAFHNPGACVALVSVRVFYQRCPETVHGLAQFPQTLPGPVGLVEVSGTCLPHAQSSPGPSGAPRMHCSPDGEWLVPVGRCHCKPGYEEGSGHVGCIVCPRGFYRADMDIANCLKCPQHSSAESEGATVCTCEKGHYRAPGEGPQVACTRPPSAPRNLSFSATGARLSLHWEPPADLGGRQDVRYTVECLQCQGPAQDGGPCQPCGAGVRFLPEPLGLTVRTVQVEGLEPYANYTFHVQSQSKVSGLDSSPPASASLSINMEHTESLSGLSLRLVRKEPRQLELTWAGSRSRSPGGNLSYELHVLNQDEEWYQMVLEPRALLTKLQPDTTYIVRVRMVTPLGPGPFSPDHEFRTSPPVSKSLTGGEIVAIIFGVLLAVALLLGIHVFRSRRSHRQRQQRQRDRATDADREDKLWLKPYVDLQAYEDPAQGALDFTQELDPAWLLVDTVIGEGEFGEVYRGTLRLPNQDCRTVAIKTLKDTSPDGQWWNFLREATIMGQFSHPHILHLEGVITKRKPIMIITEFMENGALDAFLKEQEDHLVPGQLVAMLQGIASGMNYLSNHNYVHRDLAARNILVNQNLCCKVSDFGLTRLLDDFDGTYETQGGKIPIRWTAPEAIAHRIFTTASDVWSFGIVMWEVLSFGDKPYGEMSNQEVMKSIEDGYRLPPPVDCPAPLYELMKNCWAYDRTRRPHFLQLQAHLEQLLTDPHSLRTIANFDPRVTLRLPSLSGSDGIPYRSVSEWLESIRMKRYILHFRSAGLDTMECVLELTAEDLTQMGITLPGHQKRILCSIQGFKD, encoded by the exons ATGGAGCGGCGCTGGCCCCTGGGGctcgggctgctgctgctgctgccgccgctgctgctgctgctctgcacCCCGCCGTCCCCGGGGGCGCGCGCCGAGGAAG TCACACTGATGGACACTAGTACGGCCCAAGGAGAGCTGGGCTGGCTGCTGGACCCCCCAGAGGATGGG TGGAGTGAGGTACAACAGATGCTGAATGGGACACCCCTGTACATGTACCAGGACTGCCCCGTGCAGGAAAGCGGAGACACTGACCACTGGCTTCGCTCCAATTGGATCTACCGAGAAGAAGAAGCTTCCCGGGTCCATGTAGAGCTGAAGTTCACAGTGCGAGACTGCAAGAGTTTCCCTGGAGGAGCCGGACCTAAGGGTTGCAAGGAGACCTTCAACCTTCTCTACATGGAGAGTGAACAGGATGTGGGCATTCAGCTCCGACGACCCTTGTTCCAAAAG GTGACCACAGTGGCTGCAGACCAGAGCTTCACCATTCAAGACCTAGCATCTGGCTCCGTGAAGCTCAATGTAGAGCGCTGCTCCTTGGGCCATCTGACCCGCCGCGGCCTCTACCTTGCTTTCCACAACCCTGGTGCCTGTGTGGCCCTAGTGTCTGTTCGAGTGTTCTACCAGCGTTGTCCTGAGACCGTGCATGGCTTGGCTCAATTCCCTCAGACTCTCCCTGGGCCTGTGGGGCTGGTAGAAGTGTCTGGAACCTGCTTGCCCCATGCAcagtccagtcctgggccatcaGGTGCACCGCGCATGCACTGTAGCCCCGATGGCGAGTGGTTGGTGCCCGTGGGCCGGTGCCACTGCAAACCTGGCTATGAGGAAGGCAGTGGCCACGTGGGATGCATTG TCTGTCCTCGTGGCTTCTACCGGGCTGACATGGACATAGCCAACTGTCTCAAGTGTCCCCAGCACAGCTCAGCTGAATCTGAGGGGGCCACCGTCTGTACCTGCGAGAAGGGCCATTACCGAGCCCCTGGGGAGGGCCCCCAGGTAGCATGTACAC gTCCCCCATCCGCTCCTCGAAACCTGAGCTTCTCTGCAACGGGGGCTCGGCTCTCCTTGCACTGGGAGCCCCCTGCCGACCTGGGGGGACGCCAGGATGTGAGATACACTGTGGAGTGTCTCCAGTGTCAGGGTCCAGCGCAGGACGGGGGGCCCTGCCAGCCCTGTGGGGCAGGAGTGCGCTTCCTCCCAGAACCTCTGGGGCTCACCGTGCGGACTGTGCAAGTGGAAGGTCTTGAGCCCTATGCCAACTACACCTTTCACGTCCAATCCCAAAGCAAAGTGTCTGGGCTGGACAGCTCCCCGCCCGCCAGCGCCTCTCTTAGCATCAACATGGAGCATACAG AATCACTCTCGGGCCTATCTCTGCGGCTCGTGAGGAAAGAGCCCAGGCAGCTGGAGCTGACCTGGGCAGGGTCTCGATCCCGCAGTCCCGGGGGAAACCTCAGCTACGAACTGCACGTGCTGAACCAG GATGAAGAATGGTACCAGATGGTTCTAGAACCCCGGGCGCTGCTGACGAAACTGCAGCCGGACACCACATACATCGTCAGAGTGCGCATGGTGACCCCACTGGGTCCCGGGCCCTTCTCTCCCGACCATGAGTTCCGGACCAGCCCACCAG TTTCCAAGAGCCTGACTGGAGGAGAGATCGTGGCCATCATCTTTGGGGTGCTGCTTGCTGTGGCTCTGCTGCTCGGGATTCATGTCTTCCGATCAAG gagAAGCCACCGGCAGAGACAACAGCGGCAGCGCGACCGTGCCACGGATGCCGATAGAG AGGACAAGCTATGGCTGAAGCCCTATGTGGATCTCCAGGCCTATGAGGACCCTGCTCAGGGAGCCCTGGACTTCACCCAAGAGCTCGACCCAGCCTGGCTGCTGGTGGACACGGTCATAGGGGAAG GAGAGTTTGGAGAAGTCTACCGCGGGACCCTGCGGCTCCCCAACCAGGATTGCAGGACCGTGGCCATTAAAACCTTGAAAGACACATCCCCCGATGGCCAGTGGTGGAACTTCCTTCGCGAGGCGACCATCATGGGCCAGTTCAGCCACCCACACATTCTGCATCTGGAGGGCGTCATCACAAAGA GAAAGCCCATCATGATCATCACAGAGTTTATGGAGAACGGAGCCCTGGATGCCTTCCTGAAG GAGCAAGAGGACCACCTGGTGCCCGGGCAGCTGGTGGCTATGCTGCAGGGCATAGCGTCTGGCATGAACTACCTCAGTAACCACAATTACGTCCATCGGGACCTGGCAGCCAGGAACATCCTGGTGAATCAGAACCTGTGCTGCAAGGTGTCTGACTTTGGTCTCACCCGGCTCCTGGATGACTTCGATGGCACCTACGAAACCCAG GGAGGAAAGATTCCCATCCGCTGGACAGCCCCCGAAGCCATAGCACATCGCATCTTCACCACCGCCAGCGACGTGTGGAGCTTTGGGATTGTGATGTGGGAGGTGCTGAGCTTTGGGGACAAGCCCTATGGAGAGATGAGCAACCAGGAG GTAATGAAGAGCATCGAGGATGGATACCGACTGCCCCCTCCAGTGGACTGCCCTGCCCCTCTATATGAACTCATGAAGAACTGCTGGGCCTATGACCGCACGCGCCGGCCCCACTTCCTCCAGCTGCAGGCACATCTGGAGCAGCTGCTTACAGACCCTCACTCCTTGAGGACCATTGCCAACTTTGACCCCAG GGTGACTCTCCGCCTGCCCAGCCTGAGCGGCTCGGATGGGATTCCTTATCGAAGTGTCTCTGAGTGGCTCGAGTCCATTCGCATGAAGCGCTACATCTTGCACTTCCGCTCGGCCGGGCTGGACACCATGGAGTGTGTACTGGAGCTGACCGCTGA GGACCTGACCCAGATGGGAATCACACTGCCAGGGCACCAAAAGCGGATCCTCTGCAGTATTCAAGGGTTTAAGGACTGA
- the Zyx gene encoding zyxin → MAAPRPPPVISVSAPAFYAPQKKFAPVVAPKPKVNPFRPGDSEPFPAAAGAQRAQMGRVGEIPPPPPEDFPLPPPPLFGDGDESAGALGGAFPPPPPPIEEPFPPAPLEEDIFPSPPPPVAEEGGAEAPVPLPPQPREKVSSIDLEIDSLSSLLDDMTKNDPFKARVSSGYVPPPVATPFVPKSNTKPATGGTAPLPPWKTPSSNTQPPAQAQPQSQASFHVQPQAKPQPVSSANSQPRGPPAPSPAPKFSPVAPKFTPVASKWSPGAPSGAGPQPNKKPGPPEAPSSTSLGPPQPPSFTYAQQREKPQVQEKQQPAPPPPPQNQVRSPGGPGPLTLKEVEELEQLTQQLMQDMEQPRRHSVTLSVDETCGQCQKPLIRTEPAVRAMSKLYHLACFTCRKCEKQLQGQQFYNVEGSPYCEGCYTNTLEKCNSCGQPITEHMLRASGKVYHPKCFTCVVCGCPLEGTSFIMDQANKPHCVPDYHKQYAPKCSVCSEPIMPEPGCEETVRVVALEKNFHMKCYKCEDCQKVLSIQADDEGCFPLDGHVLCRTCHTARVQS, encoded by the exons ATGGcggccccccgcccgccgcccgtcATCTCCGTCTCGGCTCCGGCTTTTTACGCGCCGCAGAAGAAGTTTGCCCCGGTGGTGGCCCCGAAGCCCAAAGTGAACCCTTTTCGGCCTGGGGACAGCGAGCCTTTCCCGGCGGCGGCCGGAGCCCAGCGTGCACAGATGGGCCGGGTGGGCGagatccccccaccacccccggaAG actttcccctacccccacctcccctctttGGGGATGGTGACGAATCTGCAGGTGCCCTGGGAGGGGCCTTCCCACCTCCGCCTCCCCCGATCGAAGAGCCTTTCCCCCCTGCGCCCCTGGAGGAGGACATCTTCCCCTCCCCGCCACCTCCAgtggcagaggagggaggggccgAGGCCCCTGTCCCGCTCCCACCGCAG CCTAGGGAGAAGGTGAGCAGTATTGACCTTGAGATTGACTCTCTGTCTTCACTGTTGGATGACATGACCAAGAATGATCCCTTCAAAGCGCGG GTGTCATCTGGATATGTACCCCCACCAGTTGCCACTCCGTTTGTTCCCAAGTCCAATACGAAGCCTGCAACAGGGGGCACGGCACCCCTGCCTCCTTGGAAGACCCCTTCTTCGAACACACAGCCTCCAGCTCAGGCCCAGCCTCAGAGCCAGGCTTCTTTCCATGTCCAGCCCCAGGCTAAGCCCCAGCCGGTGTCCTCTGCTAATTCACAGCCCCGAGGTCCTCCAGCTCCATCTCCAGCCCCTAAGTTTTCTCCGGTGGCTCCCAAGTTTACACCTGTGGCTTCCAAGTGGAGCCCTGGAGCCCCGAGTGGTGCCGGACCACAACCTAATAAAAAACCAGGGCCTCCGGAAGCCCCATCTTCCACCAGCCTGGGGCCCCCTCAGCCTCCCAGTTTCACCTATGCACAGCAGAGGGAGAAGCCCCAAGTGCAGGAAAAGCAGCAACCagcacccccaccaccacctcaaAACCAG GTGCGCTCTCCTGGGGGCCCGGGACCCCTGACCTTGAAGGAGGTGGAGGAGCTGGAGCAGTTGACCCAGCAGCTGATGCAGGACATGGAGCAGCCTCGGAGGCATTCGGTAACTCTGTCTGTGGATG AGACTTGTGGTCAATGCCAAAAGCCACTGATCCGGACAGAGCCCGCGGTGAGAGCCATGAGCAAGCTCTACCACCTTGCCTGCTTCACCTGCCGCAAGTGTGAGAAGCAGCTTCAGGGGCAGCAGTTCTACAACGTGGAAGGGTCACCCTACTGTGAGGGCTGCTACACC AACACCCTGGAGAAGTGTAACTCCTGTGGGCAGCCCATCACAGAACACATGCTGAGGGCCTCCGGCAAAGTCTACCACCCGAAGTGCTTCACCTGCGTGGTCTGCGGCTGCCCCCTGGAGGGCACCTCCTTCATCATGGACCAGGCCAACAAGCCCCACTGCGTCCCAGACTACCACAA gCAGTACGCCCCGAAGTGCTCTGTCTGCTCAGAGCCCATCATGCCGGAGCCCGGCTGCGAAGAGACTGTGCGAGTGGTAGCTCTGGAGAAGAACTTCCACATGAAGTGTTACAAGTGTGAG gACTGTCAGAAGGTTCTGTCCATCCAGGCTGATGACGAGGGCTGCTTCCCTCTGGATGGTCACGTGCTTTGTCGGACTTGCCACACTGCTAGAGTCCAGAGCTGA